Within Bactrocera oleae isolate idBacOlea1 chromosome 6, idBacOlea1, whole genome shotgun sequence, the genomic segment TAACAATAAGCTATTGTATTGTAAGCATTTGCCCTCAAAGCATTCTCCACCATATTTGTAACCACAAGCTGAAGCTAAAGCGTGTTATAAAGcaaaaaaagcaatatggattaaatttttgtaaatataacaCAGCAATTGGCGTAAGCATTTTCGTACAGTTCAGAGCGTTATTTGCTTACCCGACTCAGCCCCAAATCGGTTGGCGTTATGGCGTTCGTTGTCTCAGTTGAGGCCAAACGTGTACGCTTACTCGACGCCGAAGCCGTCGAATCACTCGACTCACAATCCAGGACGGCGGCGGAACGTGTCATGGCCTGCTGTGCTTGCATTACCTGCGGTAAAAGAGCGCCATATCGCGCTATGCTCGCCGAGTGACCGAAACCCGCATCTTTGACGATTTGACGCGCCAATGGAAAGAGCTCGTCGCGACGTGTCAATAGAGCTGGCACTAAACGACACAGTTGCGCCGCCGCCTCATTTACACAGACTTCGTGCAGCGTGAGCGGTTTCTCCGGACGACGCTTACAATCGAAGCGCCCATAAATAGCTGAGTACTTGCGAATTTCGTCCATGCGACGTGGATCATTCTCTTGCATGGCAATGACCTGTTCGAGCTCGCGGCTAGTACGTTTCTTCGAAGTGTGTGCACGTGGTTCGCGTTGTGGCAATTGTCGCGCGATTTTCTCAGCACCTTGTGTTATGCGCGCCACTTGCATTTCTGTGAGTACGGGTGTGAGTTGCGGCGAACTGGACGAGACTTGATGTGTGGTACCAGCAGTGGTGTTGCCACCTGTTGAGGCGCCTAATGTGGGTGGTACAACTGGTGTAGCGGCAGCAGGGAGAGTGGCTGCGGGAAGCGGTAGTGGGGTATGTGGTTGTATGACAGGCATTGGGATAACAGGTTGGCAGATTTGTGAAATCAAATGGGAGGAAGTGGCAGCGAGTGGTGTGGGATTAAAGGCGGATGGTGTGGGATTGTAGGTGGGAAAAGCGGTACGTGTAAACGAAGGTGAGACGTCGTGTTTCATATGTAACGTAGTGGATTTGGTGGGTGTGTCAAAGAGTCCTGTAGAGAAAAGGAAAGCTCTAGTTAATtagctttaaacattttttggttaCATGAACTTACCCGGTGTGCTAGAATTGGATGTTATGAGACCCTGAAACAACGATGGGTTATTTGCCCACTCATGTAATGCTTTCTGTAGTCGACGTACATGCAAAGGCTTCGACGCCATACCTACTAAAGCCATGATTTCGAGGAACTCTTCTTCGCCCGCTTCGTATAGTTGCTGTACATCATCGCCGCCCATTTCCAGCAGTGTGTCGTAGTAGACGAGCAGACTGGCTCGTTGCAGTACGCGATAAAGCTGTGTTTCCGCTTCATTATTGGGGCGAGATGTGGCGACCACtgtaataaaaatgatatatcATAAATTTAGTGGAATAAAAATAAGGATGTAATTAGTTTGGAGTAAGTTTGGAATGTATTATTAGTAGAAGTGTACTTTATATTTCAAGCCCAACTATTTCTGAGATTATacttaagatatcttagcaaccGTATACAACTCGTATTGACTAGGAAACCTTCCAAAGAGAAGAACGTCAAAaggaataatattatatactttatatattacttatcggacaataatatttatgaaatagaatttaaaacttttagcaATGCAATGCGCTTAGATGTAGGCAATATTTTATTAGCACTTCCCTTTCTGTATTTAAAGCTGacaataacattatttttttcttttttgttacgatttaacattaattattttttctttttttttatcaggaaattgtaattgtaaaaatatgtaaatttttgttgctAAACTAGTAATACCTTCgcgaattataacaaaaaatcaattaattaaaaatccgTTAGCCCTTTATTTTATACActcattcttctcatattaAACCATGCTGCaaagattataaaaaacatgttttttgcCTCAAAAACTGGCGTAAAAATAACTCTTGTCAGCGCAAATGAGATTCTCCGCACATTAATGAGATTCCCACAACACTTTTGAAActataagaaaaaaatgcagCAAAGCCAGTATCGAACTAAACTTGGTAGgcaatataaacaataaaaacaacaagaaaaaaagccTTTTTTGTGATAAGCAAAAAACAGGACTCAACTAACATGACGGCCGACGTACATATGTGGACCATAACCCTTTTTCAAACCAGCCAAAGACGACCATAGCAAAAAAAGGGACATGTAAAAAAATCCCCCAAAAATGAAATCACAGACAAGGCAGGCCAGGCCAGACAGACCATACCCAACCAGCCCGGACTAAGCTAAACTAAGCTGAGAGCAGCAAAAAAAACTGCCCAAGCGTTCGACTACGCTGTGCCGCTACCTCACTGCCGCAAAACAATCTGCATAAGGAAATGGGTGTGCAATGTGcataaaaaacacatacatatttatactgcAGCATTCAAGTTGTtatttagtttgtatgtatgcaaagcATAAGCACATAAACAATATACGCGCTGCGTTATGCTTGTGCAGAAGCGCTCAACTCGTTCTATGCAAAGCGGTGGATGATGGATGGAGCGGTGCGGCTGCGCGTTTCATTCAAATTTCGTCAGCAACAGCACCGCTAAGGTGAGCGCACACAACGAGCCGCAAACAAAAAATGATGAAAAGGATCATCAGCCACGTTGCTCGTTAGATACGCATGCAAAAGAAGAAGAGCGCGGAGTGATAATCTTAGAAGGGCGACAGCAGCAAGAAGGACGATATttgtattttcgatttttttcactactttttcaacactttcgatatttttttcataGTAAAAGCATGAAAAAATTGCTTGCGTATTCAAATTAAGCGTGTGAAATATTGAAGATGCTGTGCTGTTTGATCAAAGTGCTTtgagcaaataataaaaagtgaaatgaTCGAAAAAAACTCTTTAATATGTGGGAATTATTTAGAAATTAGTTGGGAGAATAGAAGGATttcttcttattgttttttgtgtATATACTCGCATATATGGTGTTGGACTTTATGTGTTcaagtaaaatatttgaaaaggaAATGTTAgcgaaatacttgtatattgaggGTCCTCGAAATTAGTCTAGTAGCGATTACGAACTAAAGAGACTTTACAACcatatttcctaatttatgACAGAATGTGCTTTACAGCGTTCGAAGTGCTTTCCAAATACTTCTACATTCGATTCTTTCGGTCTAATGCCTTCTAGGGAAGATGATTATAGGTTGATTTTAGAGTAACTCCGTTTTAGAAGAGGTTCAGTAGCTTTTACAAAGCATTGCGGTAAACTCGAGAATGATGATGTGGGCATAGGATTCTTGTAAAGAATAGATTGATGAACTTTAAAGCTTAGAAATATAATACTTTGAGATGTAAAGTCGAGTGGGTAGTAccagtgagctttttcacggaagGGTCGAAGATTGGAGAAAAGGTTGCAGAGAAAGTTTTTTGCAGGGAGCTCTACGGCAAGCTTAGTTTTAGGCTACCAGATTACTGCGTGTTTTTCAGGCAGAAGTAGCTGCTATTCAGATAGAGTAGATGTATTAGCCGCCTCAAAAAATTTGTggtaggctcaaagcgctttgtcgaaaTAAGggcgttttaataataattatatgggagttttaggtaccacaataCACTGGCATTCTAGGCTGTCTAAGTTGGAATACTTTTGGCGATTGTATTAGGATCAGCCTTTTACCCTATTGCGAGTGCCTATAATGTATTTgtctttcaaaaaaatataatttccaaaaaatttcctgatcaaaatctatatatatatgtatgtagacctAATGGTAATTAACTTCAGAAAGTTCCTGTTTATTACGTTGATGGATATTGAGagtctaatttaataataaaaatccatGGATGGAATTTTATCATCAAGTTCTTATCTGGGAGCAACTTTGACACGCTCTAAGTTAAATATTCGATCTTTAACATCCTTTGCCTAAGTCCTCAAATGAAAGATGTTCACTTTGAATAAAATCTTTGTTGACCTCCTTGGTGACTTTTGCCATTACCCCACGAAAAGAACAAGTGAATGCGGCATCACCCTCAaattacaaatatgtacatatgtatatatgtgtgagcGTAACACAAACgcataaaactatatttatgtatgtgtaaaaaacTGCAGCTCAATCCTGTGTAGAAAACACAAATCACCTAGTCGCCATTTAAGTATGTTCATTATCGATTGCGATCGTTATGGGTCGCCATGTGTCACTcaattgttgtggttgttgctgttgtgcgaTTGTTGATGCTGACGATAAAGTCAGTCGAACGAACGCTAAGTATTGGCATTAGCGCActaaaaacacaaatacacatacatttaaacCAGCGCAAATTCGCACTGCAAGcagacatatatacacacacgcacacacaagtACATGGATATGCAAAGAGTACaaaaacacaatgaaaaaacCTAATGAATATAAGCAAAATCAAGTGATTGAAGGGCCATGAGTGAGCCGCTGATGGACGAACAGGCGCGTAATGTTGATGCAgcgaaaagtgaaaatgtcgcacaacaaaaacaacaatgcaagcaaatgaattgaaataaaatacaaatatatggcAATGCTGCATGATAATGTGAAATCGTAAATAATTATGTGAgaacatatatttttgtgcGTGCGCACTGCCATAAAATGCGGCAGTGAAGCAGAATGCAAGAGGCAGGCAGAAGACAAAATACGATGAACACAAGTGAGGTTAGGTCGAGAGTGTATGGCCCACGCGTACGGCGGTGCAGGCGAGGTGGTATATAACACGCAGTCAGATGTTGTTGCGCTGGTGGGACACAACTCGCATATTGTTGCACAAACTGTCGCCGATGCGGCAATTACTGCCGCCAACAGCTAACACGGGCATGTGCATAAGCTGCCAGACTTGGTCAGCGAGtggtagtgtgtgtgtgtgtgtgcgcgcgtgCAGTTAGCCAGCGTTGCAACCGCCAAGCAAGCGTTCTGACAGCAACGGCAGCTGTTGCCCTTGGTGTTGCTCTTCCTGCTGCCATAGTTGCCACTGTTGCGCTGGCTGTTGTTGGTGGCACTCGCCGGTTGGTTCCGATCGTCAACATCGGCACGGCCGTCAGCCAGCCAACTTGCtgaacattaacaatataacacGGCTaacgaaaaaacaacaacaactgcaatgcCTGCTGATAGGCCCACTTTTTTGCTAGTTGTCATTTGTTTCTGCTCAAATTATTGgcgcaaaaaattataattagtaTGGTTTGGTGCGGTAGGTGGGGGAGTGGTAGACTGCTTGCATGTTGACTTGAACGCCACGACTCTTCACCTCACTTCATGCGATGTGTATGTAatagcgcacacacatacatacaaacttgtGGAATGATTTCTTTGCTGCATTGAGTTTTGCTGTGTTTGTTGTTAACTGCCGTGTGGTATAACACAGCACTACAGCAAAGCAACTTGTTGCACACACTCTGAGGTATTAATGAAAGCAGCGCTGATAAAAAGTATGATGTGCTGAGAACGAGAGAAAGGCACAGTTTACATAAGCGCTAACAAGCAGTGATAATATTAACCCTTGTGTTGGGGTAAAGGTCGAAATTGGCCTAGCAAGCTGTGTAAATGATTGCAGTTTTTCTAtccaaaagtttttcaaaaaaaaaagctttctaGCCTCTTAGTGGACTCATTGCTTTAACCATTGGCCATCAAAGTATGACATGTGCACATAATAAACTCTAGCGTTAGACACGCCCGTGGTGATTAAAATAGCTATTCCTTCtgataatacaaaaaaacatataaccCTTTAGGGCATATAAAGCATTTCATCCATTGGTCCAAACAACTATGTATGACGCATACAAATATTGATCTCCGCAATTCTACCATAGTCTCACATAACTTTTCTTAAGTAAGATTTATACTGTAAATATTATCTGCAATAGTTTGCTAATTGTCAGGTCCATGACCTGTCCAAGCCTTTAATTGACATTGCTGAAGCAATTTTCATACAGTGAACTTATTTGGGATTTGAAACATATATTTTCCATTTGCTCTTTAGATCCCCTTCATTGATCGctttaataattgaaaacttCGTGAAACACAGCATTTTTGTCACTTCGAAAAAGTGTTATCTTCTGCGTCACTTGGTTGAGTTTTTTAGAGCTTGAATATATTTAACATTGATAGGGTCAATAgatgatttttttcaatagaAAGAGAATAGGGACACGCAGCATTTAGTGAAGGTCGCGAAAGTTTCTTAAATTAGCCTCATGAGGTAGTGtttccatccacctctgtttatgacgataacatcggaaaagttaaagaaatagtGCTTGGAAATTATTGTGTTGGCAACAGAGAGATAGTAGAGGCTCTCAATATCTCTTACGAAAtcgattcaacacattttgggtTTTTGAATAAGACGTCGAAGTGACTAGCCCTCCAAAAATAagtcgaaaccgaaaaaaacaaaattgaaggcACTGAAGCCATCCCAGCCGAGACATTataaattggattaagcgttggcaagcttgtattgatttaaaaagaggaaaatattgttttgaagTCTGCCTCCGGACTGATAATTCTTTTACATTGTTTTCGACGAAACACTCACTACCTTTTTTGAAAGGTTGATGAGTACTGAAGTATGAATTATGTATGCTATAAGTTGGTCCTATAAGACCGGCTCTCTGTATTATGGAGGTAAGAAAGGAGGGGGACTGAAAGAGTAATATATTATGCGTATAAAGCTACACCGATGTATGACATTTgacatatgaaaaagttgttatGACAAACCTTTCATTCGTGGCGAATCAAAATTTGCGTAACGGTATCTTTGCCAATCTATTCGAAAATTATGTGAATCCTTCCTAGTAGTCCGACCAACTTTTTTGCGCCAGTTTGTATTAATATGCGATTCCgataataattgtaaaatacTAGAGTTAAGAGTTGAGCAAAGCTAGCACCAGCCATCTGGGCTAGCCTAGGGGTTAAAGTCGCACGGTAATGCTTGTGTAATTTTGTACCTGTCATTTGCTGCTGTTGTATGCTAGAGTCTGTGCGGcattgtgcgtgtgtgtgtacgtgtgtgcgTTGTTATTTATTCGTCTCTTT encodes:
- the nab gene encoding NGFI-A-binding protein homolog, translated to MDPSSQVSVNTATTTTPPNASTSTTVVVPASTLATSAVTTACALTTATTTISSTSNASAPATVVTSGLAVGNQSVTVLPPIGSAAAVGGTHSLTTACSQPTQPQQPVPIIDLVRGDDANNSSIPSVISEGQRSLSAAPSASSSPILSPPGKIFGRNANGTMVATSRPNNEAETQLYRVLQRASLLVYYDTLLEMGGDDVQQLYEAGEEEFLEIMALVGMASKPLHVRRLQKALHEWANNPSLFQGLITSNSSTPGLFDTPTKSTTLHMKHDVSPSFTRTAFPTYNPTPSAFNPTPLAATSSHLISQICQPVIPMPVIQPHTPLPLPAATLPAAATPVVPPTLGASTGGNTTAGTTHQVSSSSPQLTPVLTEMQVARITQGAEKIARQLPQREPRAHTSKKRTSRELEQVIAMQENDPRRMDEIRKYSAIYGRFDCKRRPEKPLTLHEVCVNEAAAQLCRLVPALLTRRDELFPLARQIVKDAGFGHSASIARYGALLPQVMQAQQAMTRSAAVLDCESSDSTASASSKRTRLASTETTNAITPTDLGLSRESTEDSRYNLFAMYQKFAKPPFDLTDISKFNLSKSEYDDNDNDSRLSFSNSSSPSMPASSLDNERDLPEAIKFKSLTSFAPNVISSTAVHSGQELLDTSSHNKSSPNHQQRNQLKIMSCPTTDAAVGMLSSSPLGGVQVISAAGGHIIAVANPALALSPTLNEALSLKREANTPEM